The Myotis daubentonii chromosome 9, mMyoDau2.1, whole genome shotgun sequence genome has a segment encoding these proteins:
- the SIRT3 gene encoding NAD-dependent protein deacetylase sirtuin-3, mitochondrial isoform X2: MVGAGISTPSGIPDFRSPGTGFYSSFQHCDVPYPEAIFELTFFLHNPRPFFSWAKKMYPGSYRPNVIHYFLRLLQDKGLLLRLYTQNIDGLERAAGIPDSRLVEAHGSFASATCTVCGRAAQAEGFWAEVMGDRVPRCAVCTGVVKPDIVFFGEALPQRFLLHVVDFPAADLLLILGTSLQVEPFASLSEAVRSSVPRVFMNQEAAGSLAWRPRSRDVLQLGELVDSVDKLVELLGWTEELKDLVQRETGQLSGRDR, from the exons ATGGTGGGGGCTGGCATCAGCACGCCCAGCGGCATCCCGGACTTCAG GTCTCCAGGGACCGGCTTCTACAGCAGCTTCCAGCACTGCGACGTCCCGTACCCGGAGGCCATTTTTGAACTCACCTTCTTCCTCCACAACCCCAGGCCCTTCTTCTCGTGGGCCAAGAAGATGTACCCGGGGAGCTACAGGCCCAACGTGATCCACTACTTCCTGCGGCTGCTCCAGGACAAGGGGCTGCTCCTGCGGCTCTACACACAGAACATCGACGGGCTGGAGCGAG CGGCCGGCATCCCTGACTCCAGGCTGGTCGAAGCGCACGGCTCCTTCGCCTCGGCCACCTGCACCGTCTGCGGCAGAGCCGCCCAGGCGGAGGGCTTCTGG GCCGAGGTGATGGGGGACAGGGTCCCCCGCTGCGCAGTCTGCACCGGTGTCGTGAAGCCCGACATCGTGTTCTTTGGGGAGGCGCTGCCCCAGAGGTTCCTGCTGCACGTGGTGGATTTCCCCGCCGCAGACCTGCTGCTCATCCTGGGCACCTCCCTGCAG GTGGAGCCTTTTGCCAGCCTGTCGGAGGCCGTGCGCAGCTCGGTGCCCCGCGTGTTCATGAACCAGGAGGCGGCGGGGTCCCTGGCCTGGCGCCCTCGCAGCAGGGACGTGCTGCAGCTGGGGGAGCTGGTGGACAGCGTGGACAAGCTGGTGGAGCTGCTGGGCTGGACGGAGGAGCTGAAGGACCTCGTCCAGCGGGAGACGGGGCAG
- the SIRT3 gene encoding NAD-dependent protein deacetylase sirtuin-3, mitochondrial isoform X1, which translates to MAQWARPAIRALRLWGPGGELAWARRPRFAGGRPPTCLSAGVAGVFGNGGDRTQELFLQDVAELIRAKACQRVVVMVGAGISTPSGIPDFRSPGTGFYSSFQHCDVPYPEAIFELTFFLHNPRPFFSWAKKMYPGSYRPNVIHYFLRLLQDKGLLLRLYTQNIDGLERAAGIPDSRLVEAHGSFASATCTVCGRAAQAEGFWAEVMGDRVPRCAVCTGVVKPDIVFFGEALPQRFLLHVVDFPAADLLLILGTSLQVEPFASLSEAVRSSVPRVFMNQEAAGSLAWRPRSRDVLQLGELVDSVDKLVELLGWTEELKDLVQRETGQLSGRDR; encoded by the exons ATGGCGCAGTGGGCTCGGCCTGCTATCCGCGCTCTCAGGCTCTGGGGCCCGGGCGGTGAGCTGGCCTGGGCCCGCCGGCCTCG TTTTGCAGGTGGAAGGCCGCCCACGTGTCTTTCTGCCGGTGTCGCCGGTGTCTTTGGAAACGGAGGCGACAGGACGCAGGAGCTCTTCTTGCAGGACGTGGCCGAGCTGATCCGAGCCAAGGCCTGCCAGAGGGTGGTGGTCATGGTGGGGGCTGGCATCAGCACGCCCAGCGGCATCCCGGACTTCAG GTCTCCAGGGACCGGCTTCTACAGCAGCTTCCAGCACTGCGACGTCCCGTACCCGGAGGCCATTTTTGAACTCACCTTCTTCCTCCACAACCCCAGGCCCTTCTTCTCGTGGGCCAAGAAGATGTACCCGGGGAGCTACAGGCCCAACGTGATCCACTACTTCCTGCGGCTGCTCCAGGACAAGGGGCTGCTCCTGCGGCTCTACACACAGAACATCGACGGGCTGGAGCGAG CGGCCGGCATCCCTGACTCCAGGCTGGTCGAAGCGCACGGCTCCTTCGCCTCGGCCACCTGCACCGTCTGCGGCAGAGCCGCCCAGGCGGAGGGCTTCTGG GCCGAGGTGATGGGGGACAGGGTCCCCCGCTGCGCAGTCTGCACCGGTGTCGTGAAGCCCGACATCGTGTTCTTTGGGGAGGCGCTGCCCCAGAGGTTCCTGCTGCACGTGGTGGATTTCCCCGCCGCAGACCTGCTGCTCATCCTGGGCACCTCCCTGCAG GTGGAGCCTTTTGCCAGCCTGTCGGAGGCCGTGCGCAGCTCGGTGCCCCGCGTGTTCATGAACCAGGAGGCGGCGGGGTCCCTGGCCTGGCGCCCTCGCAGCAGGGACGTGCTGCAGCTGGGGGAGCTGGTGGACAGCGTGGACAAGCTGGTGGAGCTGCTGGGCTGGACGGAGGAGCTGAAGGACCTCGTCCAGCGGGAGACGGGGCAG